In Ciconia boyciana chromosome 3, ASM3463844v1, whole genome shotgun sequence, a genomic segment contains:
- the LIN9 gene encoding protein lin-9 homolog isoform X3: MKCLTSFRTVIHSEKPASPPFDSPDDPASVSPSPMTCSSAKALVSLKEGSLSSSWNEKYNSLQKTPIWKSKNAGSAVEMKFNTTMPTPDKKASQKIGLRLRNLLKLPKAHKWCIYEWFYSNIDKPLFEGDNDFCVCLKESFPNLKTRKLTRVEWGKIRRLMGKPRRCSSAFFEEERSALKQKRQKIRLLQQRKVADISQFKDLPEEIPLPLVIGTKVTARLRGVHDGLFTGQIDAVDTLNATYRVTFDRAGLGTHTVPDYEVLSNEPHETMPIAAFGQKQRPSRFFVTPPRLHYTPSLQSPITDSDPLLGQSSWKNKISGTDSETLGGFPVEFLIQVTRLSKILMIKKEHIKQLREMNTEAEKLKSYSMPIGIEFQRRYATIVLDLEQLNKDLNKVLHKVQQYCYELAPDQGLQPADQPTDLRRRCEEEAQEIVRQANSSTTGQLCVESENLTDLIARLTAILLQIKCLAEGGDLNSFEFKSLTDSLNDIKNSIDSSNISCFQNNVEIHVAHIQSGLSQMGNLHAFAANNTNRD, encoded by the exons GTTCTTCAGCAAAAGCACTTGTAAGCTTGAAAG AGGGAAGTTTATCCAGTTCGtggaatgaaaaatataattctcTGCAGAAAACACCCATTTGGAAAAGCAAGAATGCTGGTTCTGCAGTGGAAATG AAGTTTAATACAACAATGCCAACACCAGACAAGAAAGCATCACAGAAGATTGGTTTACGGCTTCGTAACCTGCTCAAACTTCCCAAAGCTCACAAGTGGTGCATATATGAATGGTTCTATTCAAATATAGATAA ACCACTATTTGAAGGCGATAATGACTTCTGTGTATGCCTGAAAGAATCTTTTCCAAatttgaaaaccagaaaattgaCAAGAGTAGAGTGGGGGAAAATCAGACGATTAATGGGAAAACCACggag GTGTTCCTCTGCATTCTTTGAGGAAGAGAGATCAGCGTTAAAACAGAAACGGCAGAAAATAAGACTTTTGCAGCAGCGGAAAGTTGCAGATATTTCACAGTTCAAAGATCTTCCAGAAGAAATTCCATTACCGCTTGTAATAGGAACAAAAGTTACAG cacgTTTGCGAGGTGTCCATGACGGACTATTCACCGGACAAATAGACGCTGTAGACACTCTTAATGCTACATACAGAGTGACTTTTGACAGGGCAGGTCTTGGAACACACACAGTCCCAGATTATGAAGTTCTT AGTAACGAGCCTCATGAAACGATGCCAATTGCTGCCTTTGGACAGAAACAACGGCCTTCAAGGTTCTTTGTGACCCCTCCTCGATTGCATTATACACCTTCACTCCAGTCTCCAATTACA GACAGTGATCCTTTATTAGGACAATCTTcgtggaaaaacaaaatttcaggCACAGATAGTGAAACACTAGGAGGCTTTCCAGTAGAATTCCTTATTCAAGTG aCCAGGTTATCGAAAATCCTTATGATCAAGAAGGAACACATCAAACAATTGAGAGAGATgaatacagaagcagaaaagttg aaatccTATTCTATGCCAATAGGCATTGAGTTTCAGAGGAGATACGCAACTATTGTTCTAGACCTAGAACAACTAAACAAAGACTTAAATAAAGTTTTGCATAAAGTTCAACAGTATTGTTATGAG CTTGCTCCTGACCAAGGCCTCCAGCCTGCCGACCAACCGACAGATCTGAGGCGTAGGTGTGAAGAGGAGGCTCAGGAGATTGTCAGGCAAGCAAATTCCTCAACAACAGGACAGCTTTGTGTTGAGAGTGAAAATTTAACTGATCTTATCGCTAGACTCACAGCAATATTACTGCAAATCAAG TGTCTAGCAGAAGGAGGTGATCTGAATTCCTTTGAATTTAAATCACTAACAGATTCATTAAATGACATTAAGAATTCAATAGACTCTTCAAATATCAG ttgttttcagaataatgTTGAGATCCATGTTGCACATATTCAGAGTGGTCTGAGCCAGATGGGAAATTTACATGCTTTTGCAGCTAATAACACCAACAGagactga
- the LIN9 gene encoding protein lin-9 homolog isoform X4 encodes MHRARQPLKKRRGSFKMAELDQLPDESSSAKALVSLKEGSLSSSWNEKYNSLQKTPIWKSKNAGSAVEMKFNTTMPTPDKKASQKIGLRLRNLLKLPKAHKWCIYEWFYSNIDKPLFEGDNDFCVCLKESFPNLKTRKLTRVEWGKIRRLMGKPRRCSSAFFEEERSALKQKRQKIRLLQQRKVADISQFKDLPEEIPLPLVIGTKVTARLRGVHDGLFTGQIDAVDTLNATYRVTFDRAGLGTHTVPDYEVLSNEPHETMPIAAFGQKQRPSRFFVTPPRLHYTPSLQSPITDSDPLLGQSSWKNKISGTDSETLGGFPVEFLIQVTRLSKILMIKKEHIKQLREMNTEAEKLKSYSMPIGIEFQRRYATIVLDLEQLNKDLNKVLHKVQQYCYELAPDQGLQPADQPTDLRRRCEEEAQEIVRQANSSTTGQLCVESENLTDLIARLTAILLQIKCLAEGGDLNSFEFKSLTDSLNDIKNSIDSSNISCFQNNVEIHVAHIQSGLSQMGNLHAFAANNTNRD; translated from the exons GTTCTTCAGCAAAAGCACTTGTAAGCTTGAAAG AGGGAAGTTTATCCAGTTCGtggaatgaaaaatataattctcTGCAGAAAACACCCATTTGGAAAAGCAAGAATGCTGGTTCTGCAGTGGAAATG AAGTTTAATACAACAATGCCAACACCAGACAAGAAAGCATCACAGAAGATTGGTTTACGGCTTCGTAACCTGCTCAAACTTCCCAAAGCTCACAAGTGGTGCATATATGAATGGTTCTATTCAAATATAGATAA ACCACTATTTGAAGGCGATAATGACTTCTGTGTATGCCTGAAAGAATCTTTTCCAAatttgaaaaccagaaaattgaCAAGAGTAGAGTGGGGGAAAATCAGACGATTAATGGGAAAACCACggag GTGTTCCTCTGCATTCTTTGAGGAAGAGAGATCAGCGTTAAAACAGAAACGGCAGAAAATAAGACTTTTGCAGCAGCGGAAAGTTGCAGATATTTCACAGTTCAAAGATCTTCCAGAAGAAATTCCATTACCGCTTGTAATAGGAACAAAAGTTACAG cacgTTTGCGAGGTGTCCATGACGGACTATTCACCGGACAAATAGACGCTGTAGACACTCTTAATGCTACATACAGAGTGACTTTTGACAGGGCAGGTCTTGGAACACACACAGTCCCAGATTATGAAGTTCTT AGTAACGAGCCTCATGAAACGATGCCAATTGCTGCCTTTGGACAGAAACAACGGCCTTCAAGGTTCTTTGTGACCCCTCCTCGATTGCATTATACACCTTCACTCCAGTCTCCAATTACA GACAGTGATCCTTTATTAGGACAATCTTcgtggaaaaacaaaatttcaggCACAGATAGTGAAACACTAGGAGGCTTTCCAGTAGAATTCCTTATTCAAGTG aCCAGGTTATCGAAAATCCTTATGATCAAGAAGGAACACATCAAACAATTGAGAGAGATgaatacagaagcagaaaagttg aaatccTATTCTATGCCAATAGGCATTGAGTTTCAGAGGAGATACGCAACTATTGTTCTAGACCTAGAACAACTAAACAAAGACTTAAATAAAGTTTTGCATAAAGTTCAACAGTATTGTTATGAG CTTGCTCCTGACCAAGGCCTCCAGCCTGCCGACCAACCGACAGATCTGAGGCGTAGGTGTGAAGAGGAGGCTCAGGAGATTGTCAGGCAAGCAAATTCCTCAACAACAGGACAGCTTTGTGTTGAGAGTGAAAATTTAACTGATCTTATCGCTAGACTCACAGCAATATTACTGCAAATCAAG TGTCTAGCAGAAGGAGGTGATCTGAATTCCTTTGAATTTAAATCACTAACAGATTCATTAAATGACATTAAGAATTCAATAGACTCTTCAAATATCAG ttgttttcagaataatgTTGAGATCCATGTTGCACATATTCAGAGTGGTCTGAGCCAGATGGGAAATTTACATGCTTTTGCAGCTAATAACACCAACAGagactga
- the LIN9 gene encoding protein lin-9 homolog isoform X2 — translation MHRARQPLKKRRGSFKMAELDQLPDESSSAKALVSLKEGSLSSSWNEKYNSLQKTPIWKSKNAGSAVEMPFRNSKRSRLFCEEDDRQINTRSPKRNQKVAMVPQKFNTTMPTPDKKASQKIGLRLRNLLKLPKAHKWCIYEWFYSNIDKPLFEGDNDFCVCLKESFPNLKTRKLTRVEWGKIRRLMGKPRRCSSAFFEEERSALKQKRQKIRLLQQRKVADISQFKDLPEEIPLPLVIGTKVTARLRGVHDGLFTGQIDAVDTLNATYRVTFDRAGLGTHTVPDYEVLSNEPHETMPIAAFGQKQRPSRFFVTPPRLHYTPSLQSPITDSDPLLGQSSWKNKISGTDSETLGGFPVEFLIQVTRLSKILMIKKEHIKQLREMNTEAEKLKSYSMPIGIEFQRRYATIVLDLEQLNKDLNKVLHKVQQYCYELAPDQGLQPADQPTDLRRRCEEEAQEIVRQANSSTTGQLCVESENLTDLIARLTAILLQIKCLAEGGDLNSFEFKSLTDSLNDIKNSIDSSNISCFQNNVEIHVAHIQSGLSQMGNLHAFAANNTNRD, via the exons GTTCTTCAGCAAAAGCACTTGTAAGCTTGAAAG AGGGAAGTTTATCCAGTTCGtggaatgaaaaatataattctcTGCAGAAAACACCCATTTGGAAAAGCAAGAATGCTGGTTCTGCAGTGGAAATG CCCTTCAGAAATTCAAAACGGAGTCGACTCTTCTGTGAAGAAGATGACAGACAAATAAACACAAGGTCAcccaaaagaaatcagaaggtTGCGATGGTTCCACAG AAGTTTAATACAACAATGCCAACACCAGACAAGAAAGCATCACAGAAGATTGGTTTACGGCTTCGTAACCTGCTCAAACTTCCCAAAGCTCACAAGTGGTGCATATATGAATGGTTCTATTCAAATATAGATAA ACCACTATTTGAAGGCGATAATGACTTCTGTGTATGCCTGAAAGAATCTTTTCCAAatttgaaaaccagaaaattgaCAAGAGTAGAGTGGGGGAAAATCAGACGATTAATGGGAAAACCACggag GTGTTCCTCTGCATTCTTTGAGGAAGAGAGATCAGCGTTAAAACAGAAACGGCAGAAAATAAGACTTTTGCAGCAGCGGAAAGTTGCAGATATTTCACAGTTCAAAGATCTTCCAGAAGAAATTCCATTACCGCTTGTAATAGGAACAAAAGTTACAG cacgTTTGCGAGGTGTCCATGACGGACTATTCACCGGACAAATAGACGCTGTAGACACTCTTAATGCTACATACAGAGTGACTTTTGACAGGGCAGGTCTTGGAACACACACAGTCCCAGATTATGAAGTTCTT AGTAACGAGCCTCATGAAACGATGCCAATTGCTGCCTTTGGACAGAAACAACGGCCTTCAAGGTTCTTTGTGACCCCTCCTCGATTGCATTATACACCTTCACTCCAGTCTCCAATTACA GACAGTGATCCTTTATTAGGACAATCTTcgtggaaaaacaaaatttcaggCACAGATAGTGAAACACTAGGAGGCTTTCCAGTAGAATTCCTTATTCAAGTG aCCAGGTTATCGAAAATCCTTATGATCAAGAAGGAACACATCAAACAATTGAGAGAGATgaatacagaagcagaaaagttg aaatccTATTCTATGCCAATAGGCATTGAGTTTCAGAGGAGATACGCAACTATTGTTCTAGACCTAGAACAACTAAACAAAGACTTAAATAAAGTTTTGCATAAAGTTCAACAGTATTGTTATGAG CTTGCTCCTGACCAAGGCCTCCAGCCTGCCGACCAACCGACAGATCTGAGGCGTAGGTGTGAAGAGGAGGCTCAGGAGATTGTCAGGCAAGCAAATTCCTCAACAACAGGACAGCTTTGTGTTGAGAGTGAAAATTTAACTGATCTTATCGCTAGACTCACAGCAATATTACTGCAAATCAAG TGTCTAGCAGAAGGAGGTGATCTGAATTCCTTTGAATTTAAATCACTAACAGATTCATTAAATGACATTAAGAATTCAATAGACTCTTCAAATATCAG ttgttttcagaataatgTTGAGATCCATGTTGCACATATTCAGAGTGGTCTGAGCCAGATGGGAAATTTACATGCTTTTGCAGCTAATAACACCAACAGagactga
- the LIN9 gene encoding protein lin-9 homolog isoform X1 — translation MKCLTSFRTVIHSEKPASPPFDSPDDPASVSPSPMTCSSAKALVSLKEGSLSSSWNEKYNSLQKTPIWKSKNAGSAVEMPFRNSKRSRLFCEEDDRQINTRSPKRNQKVAMVPQKFNTTMPTPDKKASQKIGLRLRNLLKLPKAHKWCIYEWFYSNIDKPLFEGDNDFCVCLKESFPNLKTRKLTRVEWGKIRRLMGKPRRCSSAFFEEERSALKQKRQKIRLLQQRKVADISQFKDLPEEIPLPLVIGTKVTARLRGVHDGLFTGQIDAVDTLNATYRVTFDRAGLGTHTVPDYEVLSNEPHETMPIAAFGQKQRPSRFFVTPPRLHYTPSLQSPITDSDPLLGQSSWKNKISGTDSETLGGFPVEFLIQVTRLSKILMIKKEHIKQLREMNTEAEKLKSYSMPIGIEFQRRYATIVLDLEQLNKDLNKVLHKVQQYCYELAPDQGLQPADQPTDLRRRCEEEAQEIVRQANSSTTGQLCVESENLTDLIARLTAILLQIKCLAEGGDLNSFEFKSLTDSLNDIKNSIDSSNISCFQNNVEIHVAHIQSGLSQMGNLHAFAANNTNRD, via the exons GTTCTTCAGCAAAAGCACTTGTAAGCTTGAAAG AGGGAAGTTTATCCAGTTCGtggaatgaaaaatataattctcTGCAGAAAACACCCATTTGGAAAAGCAAGAATGCTGGTTCTGCAGTGGAAATG CCCTTCAGAAATTCAAAACGGAGTCGACTCTTCTGTGAAGAAGATGACAGACAAATAAACACAAGGTCAcccaaaagaaatcagaaggtTGCGATGGTTCCACAG AAGTTTAATACAACAATGCCAACACCAGACAAGAAAGCATCACAGAAGATTGGTTTACGGCTTCGTAACCTGCTCAAACTTCCCAAAGCTCACAAGTGGTGCATATATGAATGGTTCTATTCAAATATAGATAA ACCACTATTTGAAGGCGATAATGACTTCTGTGTATGCCTGAAAGAATCTTTTCCAAatttgaaaaccagaaaattgaCAAGAGTAGAGTGGGGGAAAATCAGACGATTAATGGGAAAACCACggag GTGTTCCTCTGCATTCTTTGAGGAAGAGAGATCAGCGTTAAAACAGAAACGGCAGAAAATAAGACTTTTGCAGCAGCGGAAAGTTGCAGATATTTCACAGTTCAAAGATCTTCCAGAAGAAATTCCATTACCGCTTGTAATAGGAACAAAAGTTACAG cacgTTTGCGAGGTGTCCATGACGGACTATTCACCGGACAAATAGACGCTGTAGACACTCTTAATGCTACATACAGAGTGACTTTTGACAGGGCAGGTCTTGGAACACACACAGTCCCAGATTATGAAGTTCTT AGTAACGAGCCTCATGAAACGATGCCAATTGCTGCCTTTGGACAGAAACAACGGCCTTCAAGGTTCTTTGTGACCCCTCCTCGATTGCATTATACACCTTCACTCCAGTCTCCAATTACA GACAGTGATCCTTTATTAGGACAATCTTcgtggaaaaacaaaatttcaggCACAGATAGTGAAACACTAGGAGGCTTTCCAGTAGAATTCCTTATTCAAGTG aCCAGGTTATCGAAAATCCTTATGATCAAGAAGGAACACATCAAACAATTGAGAGAGATgaatacagaagcagaaaagttg aaatccTATTCTATGCCAATAGGCATTGAGTTTCAGAGGAGATACGCAACTATTGTTCTAGACCTAGAACAACTAAACAAAGACTTAAATAAAGTTTTGCATAAAGTTCAACAGTATTGTTATGAG CTTGCTCCTGACCAAGGCCTCCAGCCTGCCGACCAACCGACAGATCTGAGGCGTAGGTGTGAAGAGGAGGCTCAGGAGATTGTCAGGCAAGCAAATTCCTCAACAACAGGACAGCTTTGTGTTGAGAGTGAAAATTTAACTGATCTTATCGCTAGACTCACAGCAATATTACTGCAAATCAAG TGTCTAGCAGAAGGAGGTGATCTGAATTCCTTTGAATTTAAATCACTAACAGATTCATTAAATGACATTAAGAATTCAATAGACTCTTCAAATATCAG ttgttttcagaataatgTTGAGATCCATGTTGCACATATTCAGAGTGGTCTGAGCCAGATGGGAAATTTACATGCTTTTGCAGCTAATAACACCAACAGagactga
- the LIN9 gene encoding protein lin-9 homolog isoform X5 yields MPFRNSKRSRLFCEEDDRQINTRSPKRNQKVAMVPQKFNTTMPTPDKKASQKIGLRLRNLLKLPKAHKWCIYEWFYSNIDKPLFEGDNDFCVCLKESFPNLKTRKLTRVEWGKIRRLMGKPRRCSSAFFEEERSALKQKRQKIRLLQQRKVADISQFKDLPEEIPLPLVIGTKVTARLRGVHDGLFTGQIDAVDTLNATYRVTFDRAGLGTHTVPDYEVLSNEPHETMPIAAFGQKQRPSRFFVTPPRLHYTPSLQSPITDSDPLLGQSSWKNKISGTDSETLGGFPVEFLIQVTRLSKILMIKKEHIKQLREMNTEAEKLKSYSMPIGIEFQRRYATIVLDLEQLNKDLNKVLHKVQQYCYELAPDQGLQPADQPTDLRRRCEEEAQEIVRQANSSTTGQLCVESENLTDLIARLTAILLQIKCLAEGGDLNSFEFKSLTDSLNDIKNSIDSSNISCFQNNVEIHVAHIQSGLSQMGNLHAFAANNTNRD; encoded by the exons ATG CCCTTCAGAAATTCAAAACGGAGTCGACTCTTCTGTGAAGAAGATGACAGACAAATAAACACAAGGTCAcccaaaagaaatcagaaggtTGCGATGGTTCCACAG AAGTTTAATACAACAATGCCAACACCAGACAAGAAAGCATCACAGAAGATTGGTTTACGGCTTCGTAACCTGCTCAAACTTCCCAAAGCTCACAAGTGGTGCATATATGAATGGTTCTATTCAAATATAGATAA ACCACTATTTGAAGGCGATAATGACTTCTGTGTATGCCTGAAAGAATCTTTTCCAAatttgaaaaccagaaaattgaCAAGAGTAGAGTGGGGGAAAATCAGACGATTAATGGGAAAACCACggag GTGTTCCTCTGCATTCTTTGAGGAAGAGAGATCAGCGTTAAAACAGAAACGGCAGAAAATAAGACTTTTGCAGCAGCGGAAAGTTGCAGATATTTCACAGTTCAAAGATCTTCCAGAAGAAATTCCATTACCGCTTGTAATAGGAACAAAAGTTACAG cacgTTTGCGAGGTGTCCATGACGGACTATTCACCGGACAAATAGACGCTGTAGACACTCTTAATGCTACATACAGAGTGACTTTTGACAGGGCAGGTCTTGGAACACACACAGTCCCAGATTATGAAGTTCTT AGTAACGAGCCTCATGAAACGATGCCAATTGCTGCCTTTGGACAGAAACAACGGCCTTCAAGGTTCTTTGTGACCCCTCCTCGATTGCATTATACACCTTCACTCCAGTCTCCAATTACA GACAGTGATCCTTTATTAGGACAATCTTcgtggaaaaacaaaatttcaggCACAGATAGTGAAACACTAGGAGGCTTTCCAGTAGAATTCCTTATTCAAGTG aCCAGGTTATCGAAAATCCTTATGATCAAGAAGGAACACATCAAACAATTGAGAGAGATgaatacagaagcagaaaagttg aaatccTATTCTATGCCAATAGGCATTGAGTTTCAGAGGAGATACGCAACTATTGTTCTAGACCTAGAACAACTAAACAAAGACTTAAATAAAGTTTTGCATAAAGTTCAACAGTATTGTTATGAG CTTGCTCCTGACCAAGGCCTCCAGCCTGCCGACCAACCGACAGATCTGAGGCGTAGGTGTGAAGAGGAGGCTCAGGAGATTGTCAGGCAAGCAAATTCCTCAACAACAGGACAGCTTTGTGTTGAGAGTGAAAATTTAACTGATCTTATCGCTAGACTCACAGCAATATTACTGCAAATCAAG TGTCTAGCAGAAGGAGGTGATCTGAATTCCTTTGAATTTAAATCACTAACAGATTCATTAAATGACATTAAGAATTCAATAGACTCTTCAAATATCAG ttgttttcagaataatgTTGAGATCCATGTTGCACATATTCAGAGTGGTCTGAGCCAGATGGGAAATTTACATGCTTTTGCAGCTAATAACACCAACAGagactga